The Puntigrus tetrazona isolate hp1 chromosome 3, ASM1883169v1, whole genome shotgun sequence nucleotide sequence GAATCTTATTAAGCAAGAGAAACTTGGTtgcaaagcaaaataaaaaggcagGCATACTGATATGTGATGCTTTAATTATCTTCTGAGACTTAGAAACACGTGCATTTTTGAAACGTTACGTATGGatttgcaaaataattaaagtttGAGTGCCCTTCCCATCTGTTGAGCGTGCACTGGCACCTAGAGATGCATTGCATGCATTCTGTTTACTGTTTCAGGAAGGACATTGTCCTGTCACTGCTTACAAGCTTGCAGTTTTTAGCTACAACGAAACTCCACCGAACCATCGTGTTGGCACAGGCTTCGTCCACCATTTTAGATGTACAGCAAAAACAATGACAATCATTTTAGCAGTTCCCTCCGTGTGCTCTTGAGGGATGATGACGCCATTTTAAGTCATGCAATCGTGCTGTTTATTTACTGAACTGAGCGTATCGCAACCACCAGCGAACTTGTCCTGCATCGTTCTGCATCGacatgttatttaaatttcCCTGACCCCCGCCCGAACTCACCTATCGCCTTGCTTTGGCCCACTTTCCGATTTTGTTTGAATCTGCGCATACGGCGCATGCGCCCTGAGCTCGGAATCTGATTGGACACTCGCGTAACAACATTTCTTGGCGCGCGCTGGGGTTTGCATCATGTCATTATGCAGAGATGGACTGAtggttttaaaagcatttcaacATAACGGCAAATATGAGTAAGAGAATGAACTCACAGACGAATGTtactaatgtttttattagtgtGGCGTGAcgataacattttattatgttattagcACACCACTGAAACTTGAAGAGAGGTTTACAAACAGGCTGCATGAATATACAGTAGCTACCTGATTAAATAATTACTGAGAGGCTGTGTTTAGACAAACTTGGCATTAGAGGAAACATGTTAGATATGTGCAGTAAATACTATTTTTACCCAAAACATACTTCGTAAAACTtacaaatattgaaatattcaaTACTAAGACAGACCAAATCTGTGTGTGATAAGACAGCTTCTTTTCCTCTAAAACAAGAAATATATAACCTTGCCAACCTGTCacaaaaaagaagtaaaaatatacaattaacaCATTCTTTTGAAAGGATATGTTtgaatattgtgtgtgtgtgtgtgtgtgtgtgtgttttatattaatgttaactgatgttaacatgttttttttttgtttgtttttttttatatttaagcagTTGAATCAGTTcataaatactacaaaattCTTCCAGTCTGTAAATGTGAACACATAATTTGGTGCCACTTCACGTATCACGTCTGCTGTTGTTCAATTGTTTGTTCATCAgctgctgaagaaaaaaaataacaaacccaCATTAATAAAGGCACATATTTAACTATATctaacaaatgcataaatatatctGAGCAGATTACAAGACGAACCTGAGGCAGGTGCGTAGATGATCTGCAACATAAAGACAGAAATACAATTAAGACGCCTGACCAGTGGAGCTTGTGTCTTGAATCTGATATATTGAAACAACGAGCGTGTTTACCTGCTCGGCCGGTGAAAATCTTCTCCATATTTTAAAGGCAGCCAGACatccaaaaacacacaacaacagAAGTACAGAGGGAACTACAATAACAGGATCAGGACCAGgttctacaataaaaaaatgtattaaaatataaaaatatgcaaatattgtgtgtgtgtgcgtgtgtataaaatctttttttatgtttgtgtgtgtgtactgtttatatttcttttgtattcataaatacacacagtatatattttgaaaatattttatacatttcatacagtttatatataatgatattttgatTTGACGTACCTATACTGATGTCAAGCTTGTTATCCAGGCTGAGGTGAGTCACAGTACACGTGTAGGTGTGTCTTTCTCTTTGCTCTTCGGCGCTGAGTTCCACGCTCTTCCTCATCTGATAGGTTCCATCAGGGTTGGGCAGCAGTTCACCTCCTGCGATCCTCTCCTCATTAACTGGCTGGCCATCTTGAAGCAGGGTCAGATTAATGTGGCGAGGGTAAAAACCAGTTGCCAGGCAGACCATCTGAACTATACCTGTCTCCACACGGAGCCGTTTAATCACTCTCACTCTAGGCCTCACTGTCAAGGAAAGAGCGAACACGTTGAGCAGGAAACACATCAAAACCAAATGGAGCGCACTTTTGGAGGTTACATCAACTGACCTTTTGCCATCACACGCTTCTGCTccttttttagatattttctaAGCTGGCTAATGCACAAGGGGCGGTAAAAGTGGGCATAGAGCCACGCATCGTACTCCAGCTGTGCCCTACTCTTTATGACAGGCCACTTCCAGTCGGTGTGCTGGTCTCCTTGAACGCTATACCGTCGTTCAAAGCCGCTCTCGCCATTAAAGGCCTCGAGTGTCATCATTCGGCCAGGCTCATCACGGAGAAGTTCACATCCAACCAGCCTCTGCTGCACGTGAAGGCCTTGGGAAGAAACACAAAGTCTCATATGCACATATGTACACAAAATTAACACTGTACACAGAGTGATAAAAAAAGcagaacttattttttttaatggaattacTGACACTGTTCACTAACAATAAGGCTTTCTGCCTTTCAGAGGGTTTGGGTACAATTTATTgacgtatttaaaaaaaattaaaataatatatatatatatatatatatatatatatatatatatatatatatatatatatatatatataaatttattccTACTGAGgctgcatttcttttatttaacattacagtactttttagttttttttaaagattaccGTTTTTTGATTTGATAGTGTAAACTTCATGTTGAAGCGATCTGAATGAAAACAGCtacttttttaatgcactcTCAAGAGAATAACGCAAGACCATTAGAGCATAGGTATTACCTCTTGTACAATTAAGGTGATCAATTAAGTAGTATGCTTTGGTTTTCATGCCCTCGTGTATGCCTTTACAGACTGTCGATATAGTCATTTGTTCCGTGATATTAACGGATTCTTGCACCGTCTCCGGGACAAAACTCCTCTCATCTGCGTTATAACGACCGATGACAATATCATCCAGCATAACAACTGCAGTGAACTCCGAGAACGGCACTGAGCCGTCTCCGGTCAAAAACGTTGCAAAGACCCACAGCGAGTGCGACCCTGTGACagaacagacttttttttttagacttcgACGATAAAATGAGCAAGAAGAGCAAAACGCGTGCTTAGTGACGTAAAACTAGTTCTTGCTTACCTGATTCCGAATAAACAATATGCGTGGCTGACAGTATGTACACTAAGATTAAATAAAGCATGCCTTTTACAAGGTgttaaaaaagatgtttttacattacaaagTGAGAAACGTTCGTCAAAGTGTCTGTTTTAAGTCCCAGCACGACTATGTTCAAAATAACGTTTAATGTGTAGGAATTCAGCACCGTCCCGTGCTAACACTTCCTCACTGTTAGAGTTCATCCACTGGGGGTGTGGTTTCAACACGTGTCCGTCCACTAGAAGGCGCCAATCAAGAGCGCCAAAACAGAATGCGGAACCTTGGAAggtgtatttaaaattttcGGAACGTGAACGTCTAAAATAAGCTGATATCAGCAAACCCCTTTAGGATGggttactttatttttttatttaatttttagaagGGTAGCTACGAGTTTGAGACCGTGAGCGCAAAAACAACTGTAGTTATCATTCTGCACCGCTAGAGCGCGCTCTTTGCCAGGTTTATCCGATTCTCGTTGGCAGAACTACACACAGTGATACTGAACACGGAACACGAGTAGGGCTCTGATTGAAAACATGTGAACAGCAAGATTTTGATTCATTACCTTTTTTCAAGATAAGGTGTAGAGATCGGTAGCAGTGTTAATAATTGATCTGTTTTGGACGATGTTAATTTGTAAGCCGGTTAAGTAAATATGGGAGTGGATGAAAGATTCCAGGAATGGCATCTATGCCATATAGTATATCATAATAAGACTTATCCTTTTTATTATGCTATATCGTGCAAAACATGATATAGGCATGTGTGATATAAATGACCTCTATGAACTACACAGAGAAACATCAGTTATGGATTTTATGGATTTATACAGATTACATcctcaaaatgtaatttcttaatGTATACAAGCAAAaaattgtctgtttttgtcCTTCACTCGCTTGTCTATTTCCCAGCTTTACAGCGCTGAGAACCAGTCAAAACCAGAACTAGAGTCTGAGTTTGCTTCagtttgtggattttttttcttcttttttttaaatcataaactGAAACTTATGTGCTTTCAGGCCTCTTTTTTTGTGATGATCACACTGTTGGGTTAGTTGGCCGTCTGAAGGTCCTCTGGGGAACTCGGCCTTGCAAAGAAGACACATCAGCCCTTCTAAAGAGCTCAACAGTAAAAGCCACTTGAACGAGAACAACAAGAGCATGTTTATCATCACGTAGCCTTTGCTTTTGACAGACATCAGAtactcaaaacacacagtaaGAACCATGAGAGGACAATGAAGTTCCTGAAAATTTATGATTCTGTCAGTTGTACACACAAGCAACAGTTATGTTGGCAATAAAAGGCTGTTTTCCTGGGGTCCAACACGGAAGAAAAAGGTAATAATAGCCATAAGCTATAAACCACAAGTCGTCTAATCTTGTCTATAGAGCTAAAAAGTACTTTAATGAATCAGAGGTCAGAGCTTTACCAAGCATGTTTACGCACAAGGAACTGAACGTGACTACAAGAGCTTCCAGCGCAGAAGAAAGTAGTGCAAACACAGCCCTGCATAACAAAAGttaaccatggttttattatacaaaaaaatgaataaccaTGTTTTGTGATTTCCATGCGTATAACCAGTTTTACTATAAATACCAAAAACTATGACCAGTGTAGCAAGACCATGCTTACTTTATGGCTgacgtttattattattactactattattatttagtttgttatttattgGTTAATGGTTAATCTTCGTAAAGGAACACAGCAGGGCTGGAACGTGCGTGTCCACGTTTAAATAGAGCGACAACCCAATTACACGGCTCCGGTTTCCCTCAGTCAGAGCGCGGAGATGTTTACATTAGTGCATGACCGAGACTACCCGCTTTCCGCGAACTAGAGCTCGCCGGGTCGACGCCCACTTTACTGCTCCACTTCAGGGCTGAAGTCGTAACAGCACCCCCGCACGTGGACCAGCCTGGTGACCGCTTTCGGTGACGACACACCCCCATCACGCTCCTGTGCGCGCAGCCCTGTCCTGCGCGGGACGACTCACATGGCACACGGGACCCTGCGACTGCGGAGAACACACAAACAGCcaagcatctctctctctctctctctctctgccgcATCGATGCATTAGAGAGGTTTCGCGTGACGCTTGTTATATTTGCTTGAGGACTGAACGACGGCGTGAAAGTAAAGAGCGGGCGCGTCCGAGAGAAGCAACCCGGCTAACCTGTCGCCGTTTGAATTAAGACGCGTGTGTTTGTTGTGAAAAGACGCGCGGCGGCCGCCATCGAGCTCCTTACTGTCGTTTAAAACACGCTTATGATATATTTTCATTTGGAAAAGGGGAACGGCGAGACCTGGAAGTTTTCTTTTTGCTATAAAAAATAGGACAGAATCGCTCAACATCAGCCTTAAAATGAGCCTCGCGCACCAGATAGCTAGCGTCGAAATGAAGAGATTATTTAAGGAAGTGTGAATAAAGTGGCGttgaggaagaaagaaagaaagaagcgcAGTCGCTGAAGCTTATTGAGTCACGCGGACAGTAGGTTAGGAGGCGGCTCAAGTGACCTAGATTCATAATGCCGCAGTTTAGTGTTCGcgttttaaaaactttattttaattacaacaGAGTCTTGTTATAGTAACATATCGCGATTGTTTCCAGTGATcgtctgtttatttttggaatttATAGGTTATGTTAAAGCTAGCATCCGGTTTAGATTAGCCGAatcattctgagaaaaaaaaatatatacagggagtgcagaattattaggcaaatgaGTATTTTGACCACATCATCCTCTTTATGCATGTTGTCTTACTCCAAGCTGTATAGGCTCCAAAGCCTACTaccaattaagcatattaggtgacgtgcatctcagtaatgagaaggggtgtggtctaatgacatcaacaccctatatcaggtgtgcataattattaggcaacGTCCTTTCCTTTGGCAAAATTGGTCAAAAGAAGGAATTGACAGGCTCcgaaaagtcaaaaatagtgAGATATCTTGCAGAGGGATGCAGCACTCTTAAAATTGCCAAGCTGCTGAAGCGTGATCATCAAACAATCGTgcgtttcattcaaaatagtcAACAGGGTCGCAAGAAGCGTGTGGAAAAACCAAGGCGCAAAATaactagaaaaaaaagtcaagcgTGCAGCTGCCAAGATGCCACTTGCCACCAGTTTTGCCATATTTCAGAGCTGCAACATCACTGGAGTGCCCAGAAGCACAAGGTTTGCAATACTCAGAGACATGGCCAAGGTAAGAAAGGCTGAAAAACGACCACCACTGAACAAGACACACAAGCTGAAACGTCAAGACTGGGCCAAGAAATATCTCAAGAGTGATTTTTCTAAGGTTTTATGGAGTAATGAAATGAGAGTGAGTCTTGATGGATGGGCCCGGGTAAAGGGCAGAGAGCTCCAGTACGACTCAGACGCCAGCAAGGTGGAGGTGGAGTACTGGTTTGGGCTGGTATCATCAAAGATGAGCTTGTGGGGCCTTTTTGGGTTGAGGATGGAGTCAAGCTCAACTCCCAGTCCTACTGCCAGTTTCTGGAAGACACCTTCTTTAAGCAGTGGTACAGGAAGAAGTCTGCATCCTTCAAGAAAAACATGGTTTTCATGCAGGACAATGCTCCATCACATGCGTCCAAGTACTCCACAGCATGGCTGGCAAGAAAGGGTCTAAAAGAAAAACGAATGACTTGGCCTCCTTGTTCACCTGATCTGAACACCATAGAGAACCTGTGGTCCATCGTGACATGTGAGATTTACAAGGAGGGAAAACGGTACACCTCTCTGAACAGTGTCTGGGAGGCTGTGGTTGCTGCTGCACGCAATGTTGATGGTGAACAgatcaaaacactgacagaatcCATGGATGGCAGGCTTTTGAGTGTCCTTGCAAAGAAAGGTGGCTATATTggtcactgatttgttttggttttatttttgaatgtcagaaatgtatatttgtgaatgttgagatgttatattggtttcactggtgaaaataaattaattgaaatggtgtttttttttgtttttttttttttaagttgcgtAATACTTATGCACAGTAATAGCCACCTGCGCACACACAGATCTCCtcctaaaatagctaaaactaaaaactgcttccaaaaatattcagttttgatagttttgttttttttttttttttttttttttgggttcaTTGAGAACATGgttgttcaataataaaatgaatcctcaaaaatactacttgcctaataattctgccctccctgtgtgtgtatatgatgcCAAGTAGCGTCTATAACAGTgataataacagcatttttaaaaaatgtagtacGATGCTGAGAGAAGCGCACAAGCAGCtcactgttgctatggttacttCCCCACATTAACCCTCTCGCGATCGTTCGtttgaaaacacacaccactTTGGTAACTTTTATGGCTGCCTAAGCGTTTCAACctcctgtttaaaaaaaaaaagtgctcatTTGTCAAAGGGAAATTTATGTGCTTTTAAGACGGTTAGAGTTCCCTTCCTAAAAAAGCCCGAGCCCCATGTGTATCAGGTTAGGTTATTTTTAGAATAGATATTGATTAATCGGCTCAGTCAAGAACCCTCCTTGCGCTAAATAGCCTAGCTCTCGATGAAACCGTCGTGTGGCCGATTTGAACTGTTGAATATCATCAATAAAAGACACGGCGCTATGCTGTTAGGATCGTGTACTAACGCTGCAGCTTTGCTCATCGTTCAGGAACGCTTCGATATTTGACCAACACGTTTACACGGTCTTGGCCGTCCTACCGCCTTTGGTGTTCCCAGAGGGAGGAAACCCGCAATGATGAGAGGCTAATGAGTGTTGGCCATGCATATACTTCCTCACGTTGTCGAGCACGGGCGCTGTTGCGCCAGACAACACAGAGAGGACAAAATAACAcggggataaaaaaaaaaaaaaagcagaacagCACAGTACAGCAGAACAGTTGAGATATGCAGAGCTTGGCCGATTACCATGCTGCAGATTGATCATCGTTACTAAAAATATGCACTGACAAGGTGTGTTGGTTTTTAGGGAGATTATTAGCTAGTGAGGTTATTTAAAGACCTTCTAAGGTTTGATGCGTCACatctattttaaaagaaacagcGCGTAATAATGCCACAGTTCAGCATAGGCTACATCAATGAACGTTTTTCCGCAAGGTGCatcatttatgcttttaagtAGGAGTAGCACGAAAACGAAACATTGCgtataaaaaatacagataaatggCACTTGAACACCACGACCAAGGCCCTGTTTACACGAGTGCGTTTTCGTGTTAAAACACGTGTGCGTTTTAGAGTGAAAGTTTACACTAGACGACATAAAACGCATGTCGCATGACCATTAATGCACGTATAAGTATAAGATAAGTAGCTATAAGTAGATAACCTATTATTAAATGGCCGGAGAATCTGTCAATGCAGATCGTTTTCCGAAGTTTCCGTTTACCTCCGTTTACACTGAAACGCAACCCCCCTCGTTTTCAACTAAAAGTCTAAAgttggacttttttttaattaagggCAATGGGCCTATGCAACCTACATATATTTAAGCTCACGTTGCTCATAACATCTCTGATGGACTTAAGataatgacttttaaaacattttactttgaCTAAATATGTAGTTCTACTGTATACAAGCGAATCTTGAAACCCATGCTCGATCaacagttaaatatttttctagGGTGTGTCAGAGAGGGCGTTGTaacttcaaaacaaacataaaaaggtTTCAAGTAACTTCCTGGGGGGGATTAAGAActtcaataaacaaacaaggtGCAAATAcaagacatagatagatagatagatagatagatagatagatagatagatagatagatagatagatagatacatagatagatagattgacagatagatagatagatagatagatagatagatagatagatagatagatagatagatattttatttcagttgagtTCTGATTACCAGGTTAGTTTTGTCTTTGAAATCTAGCACTGACCAAGATACTGTGCGTctgttaacaaaataaacaaaaacagagcagGTTATAGGGTACATCGGTGCGCTCCatgtgagtggtgtgtgtgagtgtgtgggtgtgtatgtgCGCGCGCGCACAGAAATGGCACGGTGTGTGTAACGCGTACGGAGTGTTCTTGCATGTGACAACTCAGCGATGTGTCAAACGCAGTCGTGCCTTTGCTTCAAGTCGCGGGAGCCGATGCGCGCGCAGCTATAAGTCCACTGAAGCGATTACATGCTGCGCGCGCCCCGGTCTCATGGTGTTTGGTCCAGGTAACGTGATGTGCAAACGTGACGAAAACTTTACCATCCCGCTTATTCAGGGGCACTGTTATTATCAGCGTCCGCGACAGTCAAAACAACCAGCACAAAAAATTCAGACACTTGCCATAAAGATACAGTCCCAAAATAGAAGCAGCAGGCGTGGTCAGCTCGCAACATCAGCCACACGGTGAATCATCTACGTTTCTGTTTTCCGCCCGCTTGTCACGTGTAGCGTCACGCACTGTTGTTGTACAGGTGAGGACGATTAATCATACCTGGAGCCAGAGTGGTTCACGTGAATGCAACAAGTGGCTCATGCAGTGCCATGGCCAGTATAATTGATGTTATACAGATGTGACTGCGAGatgctctattttttttttatgtagcacGGTTTTGTTCTCAGGCACGTGCCTGCTGGAGCCCCAAAAGAGGATAATGCTCCTCCAAAAACCTTGCGAGCCGTTCTCTTGGGGAGGCGCTCTATCTGGGACACAGTGGAAACTTATTTTGGGGGCGAACTGCTGTTTTGAAAATAACcttaaaatagctttaaaagCTGAAAAGGCACAAAAGGTgccaaaataactcaaaaccaGGGTTTTCTGCATCCTAGCATGTAACTACTAGCCTATATAGGGTGAGATGGAGGGGAAAATGtccatatatacatgcaaaataCACGAGTTTAGCATAGAAGATTTTTTTGGGGGTAAACAGAATTGTTCTTAGGCTGtgcaattattaaataacaacTTAAATATCAATTAATTCCAAGTGTCTATGTTTAACATTTTCTAGCAACTTATTATTTGGGGGGAATATATTTTACCCCATCTTAAACCAGAGGTACAAATATGTTTCCTCAGATCTAAGTTAATTGCTCCTTTAGTCTGCAGTGTACACACACCTTTACAAGTTACAAATTACCTCTCTGTAACACAACTTTAAATGTACAACTTTTCACGCGTGAGACGCGAGCAAAAATGCCCGATTCAGTCATACACAAACTATTCCAGGCGATTTCAAACTCTTCAAATTAGACTACATTTCCCAACACCGATGCGGCCACGTGCGCTGGGATTTTTAAAATTCGCACTGAAATGTGTTCTGGAGAAACTGTGTCACTGGGCCACGAGGCTCACGGGGTCACATGGACACATTTCCAGCCTCGTGCAGCTGCGCGCCTGCGCTCATCTCGTCCATGCTCCTCGGAAcgaagcaaaaagcaaaaccgGGCCGACTTGACAGAACAGTTCAGAGCGACACAGATTGGGCGAGTGACAGGCGCACTGGCGTGTGAGACGCTTTTACTGAATGAACCGCATTTCCCTGACGCCTTCGCGCAGCATTTAACATCACTTCTCGGCATCTAGCAGATGAGCGCGTATTTTATGCGGTTTTAGGACGGTCGTTTCGTGGCAGTTATGCCTTTATCGTAAACAAGAACCGAtctctaagaaaaaaaaaacagaagtgcaTCTGGAGAGAGTGCATCTCTCTGGCGATTCT carries:
- the LOC122332328 gene encoding major histocompatibility complex class I-related gene protein isoform X2 translates to MLYLILVYILSATHIVYSESGSHSLWVFATFLTGDGSVPFSEFTAVVMLDDIVIGRYNADERSFVPETVQESVNITEQMTISTVCKGIHEGMKTKAYYLIDHLNCTRGLHVQQRLVGCELLRDEPGRMMTLEAFNGESGFERRYSVQGDQHTDWKWPVIKSRAQLEYDAWLYAHFYRPLCISQLRKYLKKEQKRVMAKVRPRVRVIKRLRVETGIVQMVCLATGFYPRHINLTLLQDGQPVNEERIAGGELLPNPDGTYQMRKSVELSAEEQRERHTYTCTVTHLSLDNKLDISIEPGPDPVIVVPSVLLLLCVFGCLAAFKIWRRFSPAEQIIYAPASADEQTIEQQQT
- the LOC122332328 gene encoding major histocompatibility complex class I-related gene protein isoform X1; protein product: MLYLILVYILSATHIVYSESGSHSLWVFATFLTGDGSVPFSEFTAVVMLDDIVIGRYNADERSFVPETVQESVNITEQMTISTVCKGIHEGMKTKAYYLIDHLNCTRGLHVQQRLVGCELLRDEPGRMMTLEAFNGESGFERRYSVQGDQHTDWKWPVIKSRAQLEYDAWLYAHFYRPLCISQLRKYLKKEQKRVMAKVRPRVRVIKRLRVETGIVQMVCLATGFYPRHINLTLLQDGQPVNEERIAGGELLPNPDGTYQMRKSVELSAEEQRERHTYTCTVTHLSLDNKLDISIEPGPDPVIVVPSVLLLLCVFGCLAAFKIWRRFSPAEQIIYAPASAADEQTIEQQQT